The following proteins come from a genomic window of Kwoniella bestiolae CBS 10118 chromosome 3, complete sequence:
- a CDS encoding 60S ribosomal protein uL16 gives MGRRPARCYRYCKNKPYPKSRYNRGVPDPKIRIYDLGRKKASVDDFPFCCHLVSDEYEQLSSEALEAARICANKYIVKTAGKEAFHMRVRVHPFHVIRINKMLSCAGADRLQQGMRGAWGKPYGSVARVNIGQVIMSIRCRDSNKAVIIEALRRARYKFPGRQKIIVSKKWGFTPLDRADYEALKSEKQVINDGAYVQFLKPKGPLLQNLRTAQRA, from the exons ATGGGTAGACGACCAGCCAGGTGTTACAGATACTGTAAGAACAAGCC TTACCCCAAATCTCGATACAATCGAGGTGTCCCCGACCCCAAGATCAGAATCTACGATCTCGGTCGAAAGAAGGCTTCCGTCGATGACTTCCCCTTCTGTTGCCACTTGGTCTCGGACGAATACGAACAACTTTCATCGGAAGCTTTGGAGGCTGCTCGAATCTGTGCTAACAAGTACATCGTCAAGACTGCCGGTAAAGAAGCTTTCCACATGAGAGTCAGAGTTCACCCATTCCACGTTATCCGAATCAACAAGATGTTGTCATGTGCTGGTGCGGATAG ATTGCAACAAGGTATGAGAGGTGCTTGGGGTAAACCATACGGTTCCGTCGCTCGAGTAAACAT CGGTCAAGTCATCATGTCCATCCGATGCAGAGACTCCAACAAGGCCGTCATCATCGAGGCCCTCCGAAGAGCCCGATACAAGTTCCCAGGTAGACAAAAGATCATCGTCTCCAAGAAGTGGGGTTTCACTCCTCTCGACCGAGCCGACTACGAAGCCCTCAAGTCCGAGAAGCAAGTCATCAACGATGGTGCCTACGTTCAATTCCTCAAACCCAAGGgtcctcttctccaaaaCCTCCGAACTGCTCAACGAGCTTAA